A region from the Benincasa hispida cultivar B227 chromosome 10, ASM972705v1, whole genome shotgun sequence genome encodes:
- the LOC120089442 gene encoding nitrile-specifier protein 5-like, with product MADDRRVYIFGGCGDSGRFNDLWAYDPVDGKWMEYPTGGGGLKGRGGQGLAVAQDKIWVVYGFTGMEMDDVHYFHLAQNKWSQVETSGEKPTAKGVFFMCAIGKYVYIYGGEVDPSDLGHLGPGSSRERFTRWTRRRWSGGWAGLRESSWAEGLFLRTFYAISLIK from the coding sequence ATGGCCGACGATCGCCGCGTGTACATCTTCGGGGGGTGTGGGGATTCCGGTCGCTTCAACGACTTGTGGGCTTACGATCCAGTAGATGGAAAATGGATGGAGTATCCAACAGGAGGGGGAGGGTTAAAGGGCCGAGGTGGGCAGGGTCTGGCTGTGGCCCAAGATAAAATATGGGTCGTGTACGGATTTACGGGTATGGAAATGGACGACGTTCACTATTTTCATTTGGCCCAAAACAAATGGTCCCAAGTTGAGACTAGTGGGGAAAAGCCGACGGCTAAAGGCGTGTTCTTCATGTGTGCGATTGGGAAGTACGTGTATATATACGGTGGGGAAGTGGACCCCAGCGATCTGGGTCACTTGGGGCCGGGAAGTTCGCGGGAGAGGTTTACGCGTTGGACACGGAGGCGTTGGAGTGGAGGATGGGCTGGGCTTAGAGAGTCGTCCTGGGCCGAGGGGTTATTTTTAAGGACGTTCTACGCTATTAGCCTAATTAAATAG